The following coding sequences lie in one Heyndrickxia oleronia genomic window:
- a CDS encoding MerR family transcriptional regulator: MLYTVKDIASLANITIKTLYHYHKIGLLVPYKISEAGYRLYGIKELERLQEILFYRELDFPLKEIKQILDGNPDRLSILSNQKNLLQARIKRMENLVQTIDQSIQYTAKGEIMDQSNMFNGFRNRKEWNEALSEQKQYLKETYNYDGFEDNSIQVEKMNEQAIEAKHFMETLAKALKDGLKFDTTEVQTLIEQHIQFLNNHGHLMEANDFAAQARFFLQDDFHRNMLESQQTGLSYFLCIAAEEYAAN; encoded by the coding sequence ATGTTATATACGGTAAAAGATATTGCATCATTAGCAAATATCACGATTAAAACTTTGTATCATTATCATAAAATCGGTCTATTAGTACCTTATAAGATAAGTGAAGCAGGCTATCGATTATATGGAATAAAGGAACTAGAGCGCTTACAGGAAATATTATTTTACCGAGAACTTGATTTTCCTCTCAAAGAAATAAAACAAATTTTAGATGGTAACCCTGATCGATTATCTATTTTGTCTAACCAAAAAAACCTCCTTCAAGCACGTATAAAAAGAATGGAGAATTTAGTCCAGACAATTGATCAATCGATTCAGTATACCGCGAAAGGAGAAATCATGGATCAATCCAATATGTTTAATGGTTTTCGCAATAGGAAGGAATGGAACGAGGCACTTAGTGAGCAGAAACAATATTTAAAAGAAACATACAACTATGATGGATTTGAAGATAACTCCATTCAAGTTGAGAAAATGAATGAGCAAGCGATAGAAGCTAAACATTTTATGGAAACCTTGGCTAAAGCACTCAAGGATGGATTAAAATTTGACACAACTGAGGTTCAAACACTTATCGAACAGCATATTCAGTTTCTAAATAACCATGGACACTTAATGGAGGCAAACGACTTTGCCGCTCAAGCACGATTCTTCCTACAAGATGATTTCCATCGAAACATGCTTGAATCTCAACAAACTGGTCTATCCTATTTTCTTTGTATTGCTGCCGAGGAATACGCAGCTAACTAA
- a CDS encoding response regulator transcription factor, which translates to MFKIFIIEDDKQLVNLLKEHLHKFGYDVQSVDDFEEVRNQFEQYSPHLVLLDVNLPKFDGYYWCRQIRSISTCPILFISARDSKMDQVMALDNGADDYITKPFDYEIVTAKINSQLRRAYGQYASTENGRSYTVHGLTLDVERLQLSLNEQTIELSLTEAKILDELMKKLERVVSRDRLLEKIWDDQAFVDDNTLNVYVTRVRKKLTLLGINDAIQTIRGQGYRLIPDWGHKE; encoded by the coding sequence ATGTTTAAAATATTCATTATTGAAGATGATAAACAACTTGTTAACTTACTTAAAGAGCATTTACATAAATTTGGCTATGATGTACAGTCCGTTGATGATTTTGAAGAAGTAAGAAATCAATTTGAACAGTATTCTCCCCATCTGGTTCTATTAGATGTTAATCTACCGAAATTTGATGGCTATTACTGGTGTAGACAAATTCGCAGCATATCTACCTGTCCAATTCTATTTATATCTGCCCGTGATAGTAAAATGGATCAAGTTATGGCGTTAGATAATGGGGCAGATGATTATATTACGAAACCATTTGATTATGAAATTGTGACAGCGAAAATTAATAGTCAACTTAGAAGGGCATATGGTCAGTATGCCAGTACAGAAAATGGTAGAAGCTATACCGTTCATGGGTTAACGCTCGATGTGGAACGTCTACAGCTTTCTTTAAATGAACAAACAATTGAACTAAGCCTTACAGAAGCGAAAATACTTGATGAACTAATGAAAAAGTTAGAACGTGTAGTTAGTCGTGACCGATTATTGGAAAAAATTTGGGATGATCAGGCGTTTGTCGATGATAATACACTAAATGTCTATGTCACTCGTGTACGAAAAAAGCTAACACTACTTGGAATAAATGATGCAATTCAAACGATTCGTGGTCAAGGATATCGTTTGATTCCTGACTGGGGGCATAAAGAATGA
- a CDS encoding HAMP domain-containing histidine kinase, with the protein MKLFIREQLPLIVIYILQLLIIMMIYWLDGYRHLSISIYAAILSGSLLIGYLVFRYLRHRSFYQRLEKPFAQLEDFANGIQTTPLAEGLQQLLESQFRHYRTDLYRYKHKLDGHIQFINQWVHQMKTPISVIHLTIQDEDDPRFIAIGDELDRLKKGLEMVLYTARLDTFERDFYVESLSLENVVRAVTSSQKRLFIRKRIFPSIQINHDIQIASDEKWLSFIITQIITNALRYTIHENRKIYFNSYRRGISVVLEITDEGVGIPPSDLPRVFDPYFTGENGRHFQESTGMGLYLVKQICEKLGHQIEIESKINQGTTIRLVF; encoded by the coding sequence ATGAAGCTATTTATTCGTGAGCAGCTCCCATTGATTGTTATTTATATTCTTCAATTATTGATTATTATGATGATATACTGGCTCGATGGTTATCGTCATTTATCTATCTCGATATATGCCGCTATATTAAGTGGGAGTCTATTAATCGGGTATCTAGTTTTCCGTTATTTAAGGCACCGTTCCTTCTATCAACGATTAGAAAAACCTTTTGCTCAATTGGAGGATTTTGCAAATGGTATCCAGACCACACCATTGGCTGAAGGATTACAACAATTACTAGAAAGCCAGTTCCGTCACTATCGAACGGACTTATATCGCTATAAACATAAACTGGATGGACATATACAGTTTATTAATCAGTGGGTTCATCAGATGAAGACGCCTATTTCAGTCATACATTTGACGATTCAAGATGAAGATGATCCTCGTTTTATTGCAATTGGGGATGAATTGGATCGTTTAAAAAAAGGGTTGGAAATGGTTTTATATACTGCACGTCTCGATACTTTTGAACGTGATTTCTATGTGGAAAGTCTCTCCTTAGAAAATGTCGTTCGGGCGGTTACCTCGAGTCAAAAACGATTATTTATTCGAAAACGCATTTTTCCTTCAATCCAAATTAATCACGATATACAGATAGCATCTGATGAGAAATGGCTATCATTCATCATTACACAAATTATAACCAATGCCCTTCGTTATACCATTCATGAGAATCGTAAAATTTATTTTAATAGTTATAGACGAGGTATTAGTGTAGTGTTGGAAATAACAGATGAGGGTGTTGGGATTCCTCCAAGTGATTTACCAAGGGTATTCGATCCTTATTTTACCGGAGAAAATGGCCGTCATTTCCAGGAATCAACAGGAATGGGCCTGTACCTCGTAAAACAAATATGCGAGAAGCTTGGGCATCAAATAGAAATTGAATCAAAAATCAATCAAGGTACGACTATTCGTCTGGTCTTCTAA